The window AACATGCGTAAAAAAGTACGAGACAGGGGTATTGTGATTGGTACGTTACCAGTAGGGTCAAAAAATTGTCTAACAGATGTAATGGGCGTGCGTGTAGGACATGTGACGCTGGATGAAGAATTAAGTCAGGACGGGGCGTATGCATGTACAGGGGTAACAGCGATTTTACCACACGGCGGCAATTTATTTCAGCACAAGGTCATTGCGTCAAGTTATATACTAAATGGCTTTGGAAAGACGACAGGACTTGTGCAAGTTAATGAACTAGGGGTCCTTGAATCACCGATTATGCTGACGAACACATTTGGTGTACCGGCTGTTACACAGGGCGCGTTACGGTATATGTTAGATACCAATGCAGCGATAGGTGATTCGACAGGAACGATTAATATTGTCGTTGGGGAATGTAATGATAGTTATTTGAACACTATTCGTGCCTGTCCGGTAACACCTGAGCATGCGATTGAAGCCATCCACATAGCCTCAGAAGGTGTAGCAGCAGAAGGGGCAGTCGGCGCAGGAAAAGGTATGATATGCTTCGGCTATAAGGGCGGCATTGGCTCATCCTCGCGCATTGTGACAGTAGAACCAGAAGCCGTAAACTATACAGTTGGCTGTCTGGTGTTAAGTAATTTTGGACATAGCACAGAGTTTTTAGCTGATCGTTATCAAATTATGAGTGTTCAAAGTGAAGCTACCTTAGCGCCAACAGATGGTTCGATTATAATTGTGTTGGCGACAGATGCCCCGCTTAGTAGCCGTCAGCTGAATCGTGTCATTAAGCGCTGTGGCATTGGTCTTGGCCGTACTGGCAGTCATTTCTCACATGGCAGTGGGGATATTGTCATTGGCTTTACAACGGCACATCAAATCCCGCACACGTCCAAGCAACATTTAGAAACACGTACACAGCTGCGTGAGGATCATCCTGTTATGAATCAGTTATTTACTGCGGCGGCAGAAGCAACAGAAGAAGCCATTTTGAATTCTCTATCTCAGGCACAAACAACAACGGGTCGAAATGGTCATGTAGTGGAAGCCTATCATTTTGCTGAAAAGTAATAATGGAATTTGGTAAAAGTTATTGAGGCACTTCGTGTTTCAATAACTTTACTATTTTTATGGCCACAAAGAAGAGTTTAAGCAGCCACATAGGGTAAGAAAATCCAGTTCTATCTTGTCTTGCTCATAGGGTGAAGCTGTATGATAATCGAAAGGCTAGATGTTTTGAAAGGGGGAGTTATCATGAAGAAAAATATAGTATTAGGTTTTATTGCTATATTTGTATTGGCGTTAGTGGGTGTCTATATAAGCCATAATAATGAAACGATTAAAATTTACGAGGCAAATAGTTTTTCAAAAATTAAAAAGGGTTCCATGAAAGAAATTACAGATTTAACGGACAAAGATGTATTTTTATCCGCCTTTTACAGTGCAAGTAAAAACGCAGGTATCGTAGACATGGATATTCCTAACTATAAAGTTAAACTGGGTATGAAAACATATTATCTTTGGATTGATGAGAATTCTGGTGTGATAATGGATGATAACGATACACATACCACTTATAGCATTGAAGCTCAAGATGTTTATGAAGTGATTACGAAGTTATATGGGGGCAAAGAATAACAAAGATAAACTTTTGGAATTAACAATCATTCTAGTCACTCTCAATCATTAAATTAAGTAAGTAATTCGTAAAGCTACGATAATTTTTGATAAAAGTTTTATGATGGATGTAAGTCATCAAAACAAGCAAAAT of the Lysinibacillus fusiformis genome contains:
- a CDS encoding DmpA family aminopeptidase, coding for MRKKVRDRGIVIGTLPVGSKNCLTDVMGVRVGHVTLDEELSQDGAYACTGVTAILPHGGNLFQHKVIASSYILNGFGKTTGLVQVNELGVLESPIMLTNTFGVPAVTQGALRYMLDTNAAIGDSTGTINIVVGECNDSYLNTIRACPVTPEHAIEAIHIASEGVAAEGAVGAGKGMICFGYKGGIGSSSRIVTVEPEAVNYTVGCLVLSNFGHSTEFLADRYQIMSVQSEATLAPTDGSIIIVLATDAPLSSRQLNRVIKRCGIGLGRTGSHFSHGSGDIVIGFTTAHQIPHTSKQHLETRTQLREDHPVMNQLFTAAAEATEEAILNSLSQAQTTTGRNGHVVEAYHFAEK